AAGGAGACAAGTGGAAAATATGACAGAGAAGGAAGTGAAGaatgaggaggaaaagaaagtggTGGTAGGCTGATAGCAGATAAAAAGGAGACATAGGTGAAATTCACGCTCTTAAAATTAGTATATTGTTGTACAAATGGATGTCATTCCTTCTACTTTTCTCTCCACTAAAATTTGTCCCCCAACTTTATCCTAACTTGTTACCTTTCTTCATTTGCAATGCTTATAAATAGCTACTGTTGTTATGCAAATATGAATATACAAACAATACTCTCCACTCTCTCTTTTTATATCtgtttttcttcttgtttttgctaagtttagtttgttttataacacattatcagcacgagcctccatctctttgagttattttaaaagttaacaaaagagtaagaattttatttatttaaaatgcataatatctctaaacttgaattttttgctcttgatatatctagaaaaggctactcatcatgggcactagatttCGAAATAtacctagaatcgatgggttTGGCGGACACCATCAAAGAAGACAATatgacatctagtcaagaccgtgtcaaagccatgatatttatctgtcaccatcttgacgaggggttaaaactacagtacctcacattaaaagatcatcttaaactgtggaagaatctaaaagaaagatatgatcacttgaagttggtcatccttccacaggcacgtcatgattggctcaatttgagattaatgaattttaaaaatataactgaatataattctgtcttTTTTAGAATTATAACACAGTTAAATCTATGCGGAGAAGAAATACtgagcaagacaaacttgaaaaaatatattccaCATTTTCActcgcgaatatgctcctgcagcagcaatatcgcaaaaagaattttaaaaaaatattctgaataaTTCTCTCATCTTTTTGTTGTTGAACAACATAACgaactgttaatgaaaaatcatgagaGTCGGctcgttggttctttgccacttcCTAAAGTAATGaggcaaattataaccaacgagaaagaggtcatggcccaaTCGTAGTCGCAGTCGTAgtagaaattataatcatgatgctcgtctgacaccgagaaatgatcaccaatataaaaagaagagtgaaaagaaaaaatttataccaaaaaaaaattcagaaagtatatgtcatagatgtggaggtatggggaACTGGTCACGGACCTATCGGTCATCAAAAtatctggttcagctatatcaggcatgttgaagagggcagaaaataatcgagagacaaactttatctctaaagataatattgagctcATGCATCTCGATGTagatgatttcttcaatttcctagaaggaaatatgaatattgataaccctaataatatttaaataattttcttttcattttgtttgtactaaataatatgtttgtatttttttaattcatgtaaataaataaaatttatataattagccatgttttaattataatatttactttatttctttttgaagaaaaatatggatatgccttaaattttgtttggatcaatgatcaatcacgaggatatatGTGTAGTTGGTAGTGAAAcgactcatgccatttttaaagacgagaaatatttttcctacttgcatagaagaaaaacaaatgttactataatttctggtaattcaaaaatgattgaaggcttcGGAAGAGCTAATATATTTCTGCCTAAGaggacaaagattgttatagagGATGCAttgttctcttctaaatccccaaaaaacttgttaagttttaaagatatccgcggaaatggatatcatgttgagatactaaatgaaatgaatactgaataccttggtataaccaagagtgtctcaggccagaaatatattttgaaaaaattatcaactttgtcatctggcctatattatacaaaaaatagtgcaattgaagcacatttgatcgtaaaccagaagtttactgatatATATACAGTTGtgttatggcatgatcgaataagtcattttggatcaataatgatgagacgaattcttgaaaattcaactggacatccgttaaagaacctaaaaattcttacgaatgatgaatttttatgtgctgcttgttatcaaggcaaattaattgccagaccatcaacCTTGAAGATTGACATCGAATCTCCTgcctttttagagcgtatacatagggatatatgtggacctatttaTTCACCTAGTGGGTTGTTTAGAtgttttatggtcctaatagacgcatcatcaagatggtctcatgtgtgcctgttatTATTTCGCAACTTGGCATTTGCGAAgttattagcacaaataataagattaagggcgcaattcccagattatccaattaaggctattcatcttgataatgctggagaatttacatcccaagcttttgatgattattgcttatcaattgggataaaaattgaacatcatgttgctcatgttcatactcaaaatagtcttgcagagtcatttattaagcgcctacaattgatagcaagacctctactaatgaaaacacaATTGCcgattactgtttggggtcatgctatcttacatgtaACAACACTTGTACGTTTTAGaccgataaattataataaatactctccgtcacaattagtatttggtcatgagttaaatatagcccatctacgaatttttggttgtgcgatATATGtgtctgtagcaccaccacaatgtACAAATATgagccctcaacgaaggttggacATATATGTtaggtttgactcaccctccataattcgctaACTTGAACCGTTGACAAGAGACTTATTTACTACTCGATTtacagattgtcggtttgaagAAATAACTTTTCCGCAATTAggggaagagaaaaagaaacccgaaagagaaattgtgtgaaaagtttcatcactatctcattttgatccatgtACCcacacatgtgagcaggaggtccagaagattatccacttacaaaaaatagcaaatcaaatttCAGATGCattttactgatttgaaatgggtaactaagtcacatatccctatAGTGAATGTGCCTATACAGATTGATGTTCCAAAaagaccatctactagtatcataacttttgaatttcaaacatgCATGAAGCGTGGTataccattgggttcaaagaataaaaatcctagaaagagaagcgtgagaaataataaagatgatactacaaaagaacctcttgaagaaggtcaagatttgagtaattctGATATtgctgaagaaatcagtgaattcgagactcaagtgaatgaaaaacttttaataagttctactagtgatgagataaatttagatcgatcaaaaatcacgattgataatgtttttgcatataatattgcacttaacctcatgcaagataatgaaagtcttgagcctaaatccgtcgaagaatatcacgtagatgtgattgaccagaatggcaaaagcaattcaatcagaattagattCACTTGCTAAATATGAGGTTTTTTGATCTGTAGTTCAAACCcttgaaggtgtaaaaccagttggctctAAATAgatttttgtgcgaaaacgaaatgagaaaaatgaaattataagatacaaggcacACCTTATTGCACaaagattctctcaaagacccggggtcaactatgaaaaaacatattcacctgttatggacgGAACAACTTTTCAATATCTCATCAGTCTAGCTATAcattaaaatcttgaaatacatctaataaaTGTAGTTACAACTTATCTTTATGATTCActtaataatgaaatttacatgaaaatctagaaggattaaaattgcctaaaACATGTACTAAATCttgggagatgtactcaatcaaattgcaaaagatcattatatggtctgaaacaatcagggcgtatgtggtataatcgccttagtgagtactcgacaaatgaaggttatataaatgatgtcatttgtccatgtgtttttattaagaaaatgaaatcagagtttgttatactcgccgtttatgttgatgacataaatctcattggaacccccgAAGAAGTCCAAAagacgattgaatatctaaagaaagaatttgagatgaaggatcttggaaagacaaaattttgtttgagtctgcaaattgaacatttagtagATGgagtctttgtccaccaatGTACATACactaagaaaatcttaaaacgattttacatggacaaagacatccattaagtacttcaatggttgttcgatcacttgaagtggataaagatctatttcgacctctagaagagaatgaagaacttcttggtcctgaagtaccatatcttagtgctattggtgcacttatgtatcttgctaacgcaaccagacctgatataactttttctattaatttgctggcaagatATAGCTCATCCCCAACGCGTAGACATTGGAAcgatatgaaatatattttgcgatacttaaagggtaccattgatatgagtttgttttatactaacaaaggttatGCCGACCTTATTAGTTATGCAAATGCATGTTATTTATTAGACCACATAAATCTCGATCTCAAACTGACTATTTATTTATatacggaggaactgctatatcatgacaATCTACAAAGTAGTCTATTGGTTCTACTTCCTTCAAATCATgttgaaataatagcaattcatgaagcaagtagagaatgtgtgtggttgagatcgacgatacagttcatcaaagaaagatgtggcctagaaaatgatgtcaaagtacccacagttatattcgaagacaatgccgcgtgcatagctcaattgaaaagTTGCTTtataaaaggagatagaacgaaacatatttcaccaaaattattcttcacacatgatctctagaaaaatggtgatattgatgtacaacaagttcgttcgagtgataatcttgcagatttattcacaaaggcattaccaacatcaatttttcagaagctaagatataagattggaatccgtcgtcttcaaaatatcaaatgaagtttttcaTCAGGGAGAGTAAAATatgcgttgtactctttttttcttaaccaaggttttgtcccactgtttttttttgggtaaggtttttaatgaggtaaCAATCAAGACGTATTActagatgtgtgtactctttttctttcacTAGAATTTTCCCATTgggttttttctagtaaggttttaacagGCACAACATTTATGGGTGTTcaggataactatgtatattgtttcttaTAAAGTTTTTAATAAGACACATTACATGTGGACTTGTACAAGTGGATGTCATTCCTTCCATTTTTCTCTCCACCAAAATTTGTCCCCCAACTTTATCCCCTCAACTTGTTAGCTTTCTTCATTTGCagtggctataaatagccaccgctattatgcaaatatgaatATACAGACAATACTGCTCCACTCTCTCTTTCTATATccgtttttctttttctttttgctaagtttaatttgttttataacatatatcattaattaatattaattttaaaagagTCACCctatctaataatttttttaacattaaccaataaattgaaatttcaaattACGTTGAAGTAAAGTGAAAACACTCTTGTTGGGGTCGggtggaaaaaagaaaaaactaaaagaGAGGGCTTAGTGCGAAAtccttaaacccttctaaagcccTAAATCTTGATTTTCAGAATTGTAATACAATTCTTGCCACCTTAACTAGAACAAATTGGTGTATTGTGGTTTCAAGAAATCTACAGATTGGAAAAAAAATGGACGCAATAGCAGCAGCTGAAGAGAGGATAGTTTCAGAAAGATTAAAGCAAAAAATCAACGAAGTTAACATATCTGTCCAAACCCAATTCGCTGGTATTCATGATCATGTCAGTTTCACTCTTCAGGTTCTGCAATCTCTTCTCTCGCTCTCTATTTACCCCTACACTGATAATAGTATGTTTAATTCGGGTccttttttgttaatttttaatgggtatgtGCAGCAAGCTTATTACAGATGTGCTTACGAATGCTTTGATAGGAGAAGAAATCAAGAGGAGATTGGGCGCTGTGTGGAGCACTGCAGTGTTCCTGTGCACAATGCTCAGAATCTTTTCCAGAATGAAATGGCCAAGTTTCAGGTAAAGTTGATTTCTTTgttcctaattttatttttttcttgctGTATGAGTTTGAGGTCATAtctaaacaaagaaaatatgctGTTTGTTACTCCCCcagtcccaatttatgtgataccATTTGGCTTGGtataaaatttgagaaagaaaCAAAGCCTTTTGAAATGTGTGGTCTAAAAACATCAGTGGCcataaatcattttattaaggGTGAAATCCTATGTTATTCTCGGGATCTCGTTGGTCGTGCTTGTTTTCCATTATAAAAAATACCAAGACAGGTGAAGGGGTATACAATTATGTTTTAGAGATTCTTCTTCGTACACTATTGTTGCCTGTGATTGGTATAGAGGAAAATATATTCAGTAGAAATGTTTTTCCTTAGGGGAATCATTTTATAGTTTACGGTTTGGTATGACATAGGCGACACACGTGTTAATGATAGGCTCTTAGAATAGTATTTTGGTGATATTGTTCAGTATTGAAGATGGAAAATCTTCACGTGTTAGTTAAGCTTGAGAAGAAAACTAGTTTCTCCTGGTAAGTGAAGAAACGTATTTCTCCTTCTTGGTAGAAAATATTGTTTTTATAAAGTATTTTTCAGTACAAacattaaaaaatttcatatgGAGTATATTTTCCTAGTAAATGTTTTCCATCATACCAAATTCAACATAAAATTGTCTGTTTGGTGAAAATagatttattttatgtatattggtGTTAGCATGAGGTGGTTTAACACTGTCTCTTATAAAAATCTCGAAATGGACTGATTGTTAGATGTGCCACCATGATGATCGATGGTGTTAAAGGAAATGAGGTAGATCTAAAATTACACGGAGGGGAGCTATGTAAAAGGAATTATGGTCTTTTCCAATCGGTGTGGATAAAACATAGTAGAAACAAAGTATCCATGCAAGCAATACCAACAAGTTCGATTAAGGTTTAGTTGTGATTGGTGCACTTACATTAGGTCTGGTATCTGCCAAGAGTTTTTTTAGTTTAGTTTGAGTTTTTTATGTCAGTagctggtaaagttgctgccatgtgaccaggaggtcacgggttcaagccttggaaacagcctctggcagaaatgcaaggcaaggctgcgtacaatagacccttgtggtcaggcccttccccggaccccgcgcatagcgggagctttagtgcaccgggctgcccttttttttttatgtcagTAGCGATAAGTTTGAATTGTAACGAACCTTTGgttttataaaacctttaatttgTCTTATTGAGTATTGGAAGGAAGAGACCAAGTGGAGTGGGGCTGATATAGAGTATTCATATAGCTGACCCTATCTAATTTGGAGTTgagtttagttttttttttttgataaaataggTAGGTTCATTTAAaggcatcaagaagatgcaagCTTTACAAGGATAGATCAGTTTAGCTCACAAAAAATAAGGATTTGTAGCTTCTTCCTAAACTGTAGAGCTAACAAAATCCAAGAagagttttaaattatttacaGGGTTCAATTTGGACCATCTAAAAAGGCTAACTAGACATCTGCCTTGCAAAAGATTTCTAGAAGTTGAAattccatcaaaacatcttttATTCCTCTCTGTCCATAAACACCGAAAGGTAGCCCCAGGGATCATCATCCAGATAACCTTGTTGGCTTTGTCAACTTCCCGTGAACTCCAACTTTCAAGAGCATCCCTAACAGAGAAGGGCATGACCCAGGAAAGACCAAAAAAACAGCAAAACATATTCCAAAGGTCTGAGGCAACTGGGCAGTGCAGTAGCAAGTGGTTGACACTTTCTGTGTGCTTGTGGTAGAAGTAGCATCAGTTGGCAAGCTGGAAATTCTTTTTGGAGATTATCCTGTGTGAGGCATGAGTTGTGCAGTGTAGTCCAGCTGAAACAGATCACTTTGATAGGTAATTTAGTCTTCCTTATATGCTTCCATGCCCATTTGTCGATCATTGAGTTCCTTATATGCTTCCATAGCCTTCCTTGATTGTGTAGTGACCTTTTCTTGAGTTACCTCCTTTCAATCTATCAGGCTCTTGAGGTGAAAAAGAGCAAGGCTGCAATTTGGCAAAAAGGGCCAATATGTCATTAAGTTCCCAGTCATGTAGGTTTCTCCTAAACCTTAGATCCCAAATTTTGTCTAATCTGTTGGATGCTATGGTAGAATCTGGTTCAGCTGCAATGATGTGCAAACTTGGAAATTCCTCACCCAAAGGTGTATCTCCCAATCATATGTCCCTCCAAAATTTGATGTGGGAGCCATTCCCCACTCTAAATGTGATGTTCTCAGCAAAATCAGGCCAAAGTTTACTGATGCTTTTCCATAGAGCATCTCCATATGCATCTGCTGAAATTTTCGTGCACCAGAGAGTATGCTCGCCATGTTTAGCTTTTTTCCACAGTCCAATGTCTTCAGTTCCGTACCTCCATAACCATTTCATCATCATGCTTTTATTGTGGGCTGCAAGATCTTTGATACCCAGACCCCCTTGGGATTTAGATTATGTCACTTTTGCCCATTTAACCAAATGGAACTTTTGATCCTCGTTATTGCCTTCCCATAGAAAATTCCTTCTAATTCTGTCAAGCTCTTGGAGAACTTTTGCTGGAATAGGGAATAGGGACATATGAAAAGTAGGGATGTGGTCCATTCACTGTTAATAAATGTTACTCTTCCTCCGAAAGTAAGATACTGCATTTGCCATGTTGATAGTCTTTTTTCGAACTTCTCAAGTATTCCCGACAGGATCTCGTTAGCCTTGAGTTTTGCACCTAAAGGCAGCCCAAGATAAGTTGTTGGAAAGGAGCCTATGTTGCAAATATGATTCCTGCTAGCTCTGCTAGATTGTGCACTGAATTTACTGAATAGATGGTGTTTTTTGAGATATTTATATGTAATCCAGAGATAGCTTCAAATATGTGCAGAACCAAGTTTAGCTTAATCACTTGTGATCTATCTGCCCCACAAAATAGCAAAGTATCATCCGCATAAAGCAGATGTGAAACTGTGACCTTGTTTCCGGTGGGACTACCTACTTTGAAGCCTTCAATCCATTGCAGTCAACATGCTTTTTGGAGCATCTTGCTAAGACCTTCCATAGCAAGGATGAAAAGAAAGGAAGGTGGGGGGGGTCTCCCTGCCTTATCCCGTTTTGAGGAGAAAA
This Solanum dulcamara chromosome 8, daSolDulc1.2, whole genome shotgun sequence DNA region includes the following protein-coding sequences:
- the LOC129900244 gene encoding uncharacterized protein LOC129900244 — encoded protein: MDAIAAAEERIVSERLKQKINEVNISVQTQFAGIHDHVSFTLQQAYYRCAYECFDRRRNQEEIGRCVEHCSVPVHNAQNLFQNEMAKFQERLNRSLMVCQDKFESAKLQKNKSDATMELESCVEQSVHDSINLLPHLVDKLNASLGINN